The Streptomyces kanamyceticus genome window below encodes:
- a CDS encoding prenyltransferase/squalene oxidase repeat-containing protein, translating into MAQTHEWMFYEVMWRSWAGRAQVPYPVPWWTQQAFRRWSDDFDSGTYESKEAALASNALYRYWHMVGVKDHRQESLIGQAGEIEPVYDKYCLSFFLYDPATGALHLPQLTDGGTVCQRMEAPHLPVVLTEFRTPDGVEFVQRTFATAIGARQRDLVVTRLTVGTATGQPREGWLCAAVMPAGPSGFQRHDRNGRRITDRRLTFLRHLPEENRVETNSGWGPVFDTAPEQYGVYGNPEFSFDPDSYLAHSPFHDLVMGGKLNGARQAQDQVAGLCSAAFAWPFRVVDDEMFELDVRLPVDLYSGAADLAEIRATPAAELEEGNRAFWTAKLLGQGVQPQLPRPVGHLTDLFREARSQLLILSDHGEIHPGPTVYDSFWIRDSSVEATACSLVGDAALAERQLGTHYPLKFNRGTGRIGPCAEYGFYGGPHERDDREWDSNGQALWAIGRLDRTLGRGAAFGTKLYTPYVVDGARWLRDNRDQYGLLHSGWSAEHLGERDKPHYWDDLWALAGLYEAARLAERIGSPDVPELWAAFDDVKRATAASVRWVLDEQRRRGAWETYIPTGPADAGRLDSTMIGTAAFFHPLRLHMGSKLGPDIDRAARFTLDTMYTHFVAGGYRHEAAWNAYGPYLTTQLAHAYLLAGDPVRMDALLGWIVGAAFPRTQERAVALGAWNEQHAFTIASDFHEVPSRHWYMGDIPHGWAAAEYLLLLRDILLFEADEDRDPHLYIAPGVRPHWVPDGDTVEVESAPTLFGEPFGYRLTHDAGDRTVAVELTRAPERVRYVYPCRFGRVRAASADGRQLTVSGDDVHIPAGTRHFTVTYA; encoded by the coding sequence ATGGCGCAGACCCATGAGTGGATGTTCTACGAGGTCATGTGGCGCAGCTGGGCGGGCAGGGCGCAGGTGCCCTATCCCGTCCCGTGGTGGACGCAGCAGGCCTTCCGGCGCTGGAGCGACGACTTCGACTCCGGGACGTACGAATCCAAGGAGGCGGCGCTCGCCTCCAACGCCCTGTACCGCTACTGGCACATGGTGGGAGTGAAGGACCACCGCCAGGAGTCCCTGATCGGGCAGGCGGGCGAGATCGAGCCGGTCTACGACAAGTACTGCCTGTCCTTCTTCCTCTACGACCCGGCGACCGGTGCCCTGCACCTGCCGCAGCTCACCGACGGCGGCACGGTCTGCCAGCGCATGGAGGCGCCGCATCTGCCGGTGGTCCTCACCGAGTTCCGCACGCCGGACGGCGTCGAGTTCGTGCAGCGGACGTTCGCCACGGCGATCGGCGCCCGGCAGCGCGACCTCGTGGTGACCCGGCTCACCGTGGGCACCGCGACCGGCCAGCCGCGCGAGGGCTGGCTCTGCGCGGCGGTCATGCCCGCGGGCCCGAGCGGCTTCCAGCGGCACGACCGCAACGGACGGCGGATCACCGACCGGAGGCTGACGTTCCTGCGCCATCTGCCCGAGGAGAACCGGGTGGAGACGAACAGCGGCTGGGGCCCGGTATTCGACACGGCTCCCGAGCAGTACGGCGTCTACGGCAACCCGGAGTTCTCCTTCGACCCGGACTCCTACCTCGCCCACAGCCCCTTCCACGACCTGGTCATGGGCGGCAAGCTGAACGGCGCGCGGCAGGCCCAGGACCAGGTCGCCGGGCTCTGCAGCGCGGCGTTCGCCTGGCCCTTCCGGGTCGTCGACGACGAGATGTTCGAACTGGACGTACGGCTGCCGGTCGATCTGTACAGCGGGGCGGCCGACCTCGCGGAGATCAGGGCCACCCCGGCCGCCGAACTGGAGGAGGGCAACCGCGCGTTCTGGACGGCCAAGCTGCTCGGCCAGGGCGTCCAGCCCCAACTGCCACGCCCTGTCGGACACTTGACGGATCTGTTCCGCGAGGCGCGCTCGCAGCTGCTCATCCTCTCCGACCACGGCGAGATCCATCCGGGCCCGACCGTCTACGACTCGTTCTGGATCCGCGACTCGTCGGTGGAGGCCACCGCCTGCTCGCTCGTGGGTGACGCGGCGCTCGCCGAACGCCAGCTGGGCACGCACTATCCGCTGAAGTTCAACCGGGGCACGGGCCGGATCGGGCCGTGCGCCGAGTACGGCTTCTACGGCGGGCCGCACGAGCGCGACGACCGCGAGTGGGACAGCAACGGCCAGGCGCTCTGGGCGATCGGCCGCCTCGACCGCACGCTGGGCAGGGGCGCCGCGTTCGGCACCAAGCTGTACACGCCGTACGTCGTCGACGGCGCGCGCTGGCTGCGGGACAACCGCGACCAGTACGGCCTGCTGCACAGCGGCTGGAGCGCCGAACACCTGGGCGAGCGCGACAAGCCGCACTACTGGGACGACCTGTGGGCCCTCGCGGGTCTCTACGAGGCGGCGCGGCTCGCCGAGCGCATCGGCTCGCCCGACGTGCCCGAACTCTGGGCGGCCTTCGACGACGTGAAGCGCGCCACGGCCGCCTCCGTACGCTGGGTCCTCGACGAGCAGCGGAGGCGCGGGGCCTGGGAGACCTACATCCCCACCGGGCCCGCGGACGCCGGGCGGCTCGACTCGACGATGATCGGCACGGCCGCGTTCTTCCATCCGCTGCGGCTGCACATGGGCAGCAAGCTCGGGCCCGACATCGACCGGGCCGCGCGCTTCACGCTCGACACCATGTACACCCACTTCGTGGCGGGCGGCTACCGGCACGAGGCCGCGTGGAACGCCTACGGGCCCTATCTGACCACGCAGTTGGCGCACGCCTACCTGCTGGCGGGCGATCCGGTGCGGATGGACGCGCTGCTCGGCTGGATCGTCGGCGCGGCCTTCCCGCGCACCCAGGAACGGGCGGTGGCGCTCGGCGCGTGGAACGAGCAGCACGCCTTCACGATCGCCTCGGACTTCCACGAAGTGCCGTCGCGACACTGGTACATGGGGGACATCCCGCACGGCTGGGCGGCGGCCGAGTACCTGCTGCTGCTCCGCGACATCCTGCTCTTCGAGGCGGACGAGGACCGCGATCCGCATCTGTACATCGCGCCGGGGGTGCGCCCGCACTGGGTGCCGGACGGTGACACGGTGGAGGTGGAGTCCGCGCCGACGCTGTTCGGCGAGCCCTTCGGCTACCGGCTCACCCACGACGCGGGCGACCGGACCGTGGCGGTGGAGCTCACCCGGGCGCCGGAACGGGTGCGGTACGTCTATCCGTGCCGATTCGGACGGGTGCGGGCCGCTTCGGCGGACGGCAGGCAGCTGACGGTGTCCGGGGACGACGTGCACATCCCCGCGGGGACGCGGCACTTCACGGTGACGTACGCCTGA
- a CDS encoding WhiB family transcriptional regulator, whose product MLIEMTAEPELAWQEQALCAQTGADFFFPEPGSSVREAKYICRMCEMRPACLEYALANDERFGVWGGLSEKERYALRHQSGS is encoded by the coding sequence ATGTTGATCGAGATGACGGCCGAGCCCGAACTGGCCTGGCAGGAACAGGCGCTGTGCGCCCAGACCGGAGCGGACTTCTTCTTCCCCGAGCCCGGCAGCTCGGTGCGCGAAGCGAAGTACATCTGCCGGATGTGCGAGATGCGCCCCGCCTGCCTCGAGTACGCCCTCGCCAATGACGAGCGGTTCGGTGTCTGGGGCGGCCTCTCCGAGAAGGAGCGGTACGCCCTCAGACACCAGTCGGGCAGCTAG
- a CDS encoding VOC family protein yields the protein MLNNRFVTGAPVWVDMCAPDLGTVSSFYRELFGWELQQGGPEVGGYGQFRIAGRTAAGAMAVSADEAPPSWTLYFRTPEADATVKSVEQAGGRALFEAVDITDLGRMAGLADSAGVPFSVWQQGQLKGLDVLNEPGGLIWAELYTPDVAAATAFYGSVFGWGTTEASFPGGSYTMVHPADGTPDDMFGGLVSLDSDPAETAAYWLPYFQVTDCDAAVATARGAGGEVRMEPVSMEGVGRFAKLADPAGARFAVLQPSPPGEQMGA from the coding sequence ATGCTCAATAACCGTTTCGTCACCGGAGCACCTGTCTGGGTGGATATGTGTGCCCCGGATCTCGGCACCGTCAGCTCCTTCTACCGCGAGCTGTTCGGCTGGGAGCTCCAGCAGGGCGGCCCGGAAGTCGGCGGCTACGGCCAGTTCCGGATCGCGGGCAGGACCGCGGCGGGCGCGATGGCCGTCTCGGCGGACGAGGCCCCACCGTCCTGGACGCTCTACTTCCGCACACCGGAGGCCGACGCCACCGTGAAGTCGGTCGAGCAGGCGGGCGGCCGGGCGCTCTTCGAGGCCGTGGACATCACCGACCTCGGCCGCATGGCGGGCCTCGCCGACTCCGCGGGCGTGCCGTTCTCCGTGTGGCAGCAGGGACAGCTCAAGGGCCTCGATGTCCTGAACGAACCGGGCGGCCTGATCTGGGCCGAGCTGTACACCCCGGACGTCGCGGCGGCCACCGCGTTCTACGGCTCCGTGTTCGGCTGGGGGACCACCGAGGCGTCCTTCCCCGGGGGTTCGTACACGATGGTCCACCCGGCCGACGGCACCCCTGACGACATGTTCGGCGGCCTGGTGTCGCTGGACTCCGACCCCGCCGAGACGGCGGCGTACTGGCTGCCGTACTTCCAGGTGACCGACTGCGACGCCGCGGTAGCCACGGCGCGAGGGGCCGGTGGCGAGGTGCGGATGGAGCCGGTCTCCATGGAGGGCGTGGGCCGCTTCGCCAAGCTGGCCGACCCCGCGGGAGCCCGGTTCGCCGTGCTGCAGCCCTCGCCTCCCGGCGAGCAGATGGGGGCGTAG